A stretch of Anoplopoma fimbria isolate UVic2021 breed Golden Eagle Sablefish chromosome 4, Afim_UVic_2022, whole genome shotgun sequence DNA encodes these proteins:
- the LOC129090027 gene encoding storkhead-box protein 2-like: MCQSPPAYIHKGDVSPISMSPISQSQFIPLGEVLLLAISAMNSAHKPVTQEALTEHLQTCFPGVPTPTEEVLHHTLSMLVRERKIYPTPEGYFIVTPQTYFITPSLIRTSSKWYHLDERSADRHQQQQHPNQQQHQQTQCTSPLSGTITPSTSGAVRDRTHPKSSQNHSGGGDSFYNNSYRGDDPPSHHTTLQRRSPKDHREAYSSPHSPQTPPQQAAGNTEKSRSTLGFPFKTDTLTKHRGSGTGSRKFGLKLFRLSFKKDKTKQLATFSAQFPPEEWPLRDEEVPSQLPRNVEMEIIRRINPDLTVENLARHTAVMKRLEEERAQRSKASSANQSSRSRRSGGRHRKQSQTKLSRSHSKTRAPRGEPGDGSHLELADRDYRAYSSSLARSPREHALAVERQRARLHLAHSNPNILDSSHLPVTPEWDVSGELAKRRTEMPFPEPSHGPSAHHSKVHRSHSHTQERKSRHERSDKAKERSRSMDNSKGPLGAGMIGPPDYYDDRSRYYTDDGTLRANQISSHYSRATPPSAKLPVDSLGLDGGRSLEKSKSRDSLPAYSPKPLPSAVPPDDYFQCAGSSEAALTAANPLGTLGKSSHDGLKLGSADRQMDRQTPHPLESKEDLSKVGPKGGSLPPIALSVPDPPLPNGRPPHSASSGQEKRKEIFSKDTLFKPPPSLPLPGYSSLRKPQALASSTLSSSCDALDSQEAFDAPKPLVATPSVPPQGIEPTTGATEASFDYYNVSDDEELEEGGNKSRGEDEKAGGGVAVRGGGGAGTMQWLLEREKERDLQRRFERTLTFPGAKENLPEPGQNQQSAHSARLDSMDSSSVTVDSGFNSPRTRESLASNTSSIVESNRRQNLALSPGHLGITTATAAPFSFRAIPEPAGTQPEKLQKPSACLASITSV; encoded by the exons GTGATGTGTCCCCCATCAGTATGTCCCCTATCAGCCAATCGCAATTCATCCCTTTGGGAGAGGTATTGCTATTGGCTATCTCTGCTATGAACTCCGCCCACAAGCCTGTCACTCAGGAGGCCCTTACTGAACACCTGCAGACATGTTTTCCAG GTGTTCCCACACCAACGGAGGAGGTTCTGCACCACACACTGAGCATGCTGGTCCGTGAGCGGAAGATCTACCCAACACCAGAAGGATATTTTATTGTAACCCCTCAGACCTACTTCATCACTCCGAGCCTAATCCGAACCAGCTCCAAGTGGTACCACTTAGACGAACGTTCTGCCGACCGacaccaacagcagcaacatccgaaccaacagcagcatcagcagacGCAGTGCACCTCCCCTCTTTCTGGTACCATCACCCCGTCCACCTCTGGAGCCGTGCGCGATCGAACACACCCAAAGTCCAGCCAAAACCACAGTGGAGGAGGTGATTCTTTTTACAACAACAGTTACCGTGGAGACGACCCCcctagccaccacaccaccctGCAGCGGCGATCTCCTAAGGACCACCGGGAGGCGTACTCGTCACCGCACTCCCCACAAACACCTCCTCAGCAAGCGGCAGGCAACACAGAAAAGAGTCGCAGCACCCTTGGGTTCCCCTTCAAGACGGACACGCTCACCAAACAccggg GAAGTGGCACAGGAAGTCGGAAATTTGGTTTGAAGCTGTTCCGTCTGAGTTTTAAGAAGGACAAGACCAAACAGCTGGCCACCTTCTCTGCACAGTTCCCCCCCGAGGAGTGGCCGCTCCGCGACGAGGAGGTGCCCAGCCAGCTGCCACGCAATGTGGAGATGGAGATCATCCGCCGAATCAACCCTGACCTCACTGTGGAGAACCTCGCCCGGCACACAGCGGTCATGAAGCGCCTAGAAGAGGAGCGTGCGCAGAGGAGTAAAGCGtcgtcagccaatcagagctccAGGAGCAGGAGAAGCGGGGGTAGACACAGGAAGCAGTCTCAAACCAAACTCAGCCGCTCCCATAGCAAGACGAGAGCGCCCCGCGGCGAGCCTGGTGACGGCTCCCACCTGGAGCTGGCCGACAGGGACTACAGAGCCTACTCGTCCTCACTGGCTCGGTCGCCAAGGGAACATGCCCTGGCCGTGGAGCGCCAACGGGCCCGCCTTCACCTGGCACATAGCAACCCCAACATCCTCGACTCCTCCCACCTGCCTGTCACACCAGAGTGGGACGTGTCTGGAGAGCTTGCCAAGCGGCGCACAGAAATGCCTTTCCCCGAGCCAAGCCATGGCCCGTCAGCCCACCACTCCAAAGTCCACCGCTCACACTCCCACACCCAGGAGAGGAAGTCCAGGCATGAGCGCAGCGACAAGGCGAAGGAACGCTCCAGGTCCATGGACAATTCCAAAGGACCACTTGGAGCCGGGATGATTGGACCGCCTGATTATTACGACGACCGGAGCCGTTACTATACTGACGATGGCACCCTGCGAGCCAATCAGATCTCCTCTCACTACTCTCGCGCCACTCCCCCTTCAGCCAAACTGCCTGTGGATTCTCTGGGGTTGGATGGCGGCAGGAGTTTAGAGAAGAGTAAGAGCAGGGACAGCCTGCCGGCATACTCACCCAAACCACTTCCCAGCGCCGTCCCTCCTGATGATTACTTCCAATGCGCTGGCTCCTCTGAGGCTGCTCTCACAGCCGCTAACCCTCTGGGAACTCTAGGCAAAAGTAGCCATGATGGATTAAAACTAGGCAGCGCTGACAGGCaaatggacagacagacaccccATCCTCTAGAAAGTAAGGAGGACTTGTCAAAGGTGGGACCTAAGGGTGGCAGCCTGCCTCCAATAGCCCTATCTGTCCCTGACCCCCCACTTCCTAATGGAAGACCTCCCCACAGTGCCTCCTCTGGTCAGGAGAAACGTAAGGAGATCTTTAGTAAAGACACACTATTCAAACCTCCTCCCAGCCTCCCTCTGCCCGGCTACAGCTCCCTGAGAAAACCCCAGGCCCTCGCCTCCTCCACTCTGTCCTCGTCCTGTGATGCACTTGATTCCCAGGAGGCCTTCGATGCTCCCAAACCTCTGGTGGCCACACCGTCCGTTCCCCCACAGGGTATTGAACCCACTACCGGTGCCACAGAGGCCTCCTTTGACTACTACAACGTCTCGGACGACGAAGAACTCGAGGAGGGAGGGAACAAAAGTCGAGGAGAGGACGAAAAGGCCGGAGGAGGTGTTGCCgtgaggggaggaggtggagcagggaCCATGCAGTGGCTGTTGGAGCGTGAGAAGGAGAGGGATCTACAGAGGAGGTTTGAAAGAACCCTCACCTTCCCTGGTGCTAAAGAGAACCTTCCAGAGCCCGGTCAGAACCAGCAGTCAGCCCACTCTGCTAGACTTGACAGTATGGACTCCAGCTCTGTCACTGTTGACAGTGGATTCAACTCACCACG